CTCGAGAATGGACGTGATCCTTTCAAAGGACGCCCCCTGAGGGACCTCGACGACCTGCCGGCCCACGGCGGGGTCAACGGGGGACTCCGCATAGCGAAGGAAGGCCGTAGCGGCCATGAAGGCAAGAACGGCCGTGAGGAATATCAGAAAAACGACGCCGAGCCAGGCACGCACCCTCATGATGACGCCCCGTTTGCAACATGGTCAAGGTACCCCTGAAGAATGATCGCCGCCGCCAGGCTGTCGATGACCTTTTTCCGTTTTTTCCATTTCACCGCAGATTCTCTCAGGATCGATTCGGCCTCCACCGTCGACAGCGTTTCATCCCAGAGGATGACGGGAATGTCTAGCTTCGACTCCAGGACCCCGGCGAATTTTCTGACACGCTCACAGGCGACCCCCTCTTCGCCGGAAAGTGTGATGGGGTATCCCAGGATAATTTTCCCGGCACCCAGTTCCCTCACCAGATTGACGATCACGAGGATGTCCCCTTCGAGCCCCTTGCGCTCGATGGTGCTCAACCCTCGTGCCGTGATGCCGAGATCGTCGCTGACGGCGACACCGATCCTCTTCGTTCCATAGTCAAGGCCAAGTATCTTCATGGCCTTCATGACCTATCACAAGGGGAACGGTGCGGGCAAACAAATTATGAACAGGGCGCACGCGGTCGCCGCCCGGGGTTTTTCAGGTTGTGTGAAGCCGGCAATTCTGGTAGCTTCACCGAACAGGAACACCCTCAGGGACAGGGGCATGAAGGACTCGACACATCTCATTCTGGGAACGGCCGGCCATGTTGATCATGGAAAAACAGCGCTCATCAAGGCCCTGACCCAGGTCGACACGGACCGGTTGAAAGAGGAGAAGGAACGGGGCATCACCATAGAGCTCGGATTCGCTCCCCTGATCCTTGACAGCGGCCGAAGAATGGGCGTCGTCGACGTGCCGGGACACGAGCGGTTCGTAAAAAACATGGTGGCCGGCGCGGGCGGTATCGACCTGGTGGTCATGGTCATCGCCGCCGACGAAGGGATCATGCCCCAGACCCGCGAGCACCTTGACATCTGCACATTGCTCGGCATTCGTCACGGCCTTGTGGCCCTCACGAAGATCGATCTAGTCGACGGTGAATGGCTTGACCTGGTTACCGACGAGATCCACTCATTCCTCGCGGGA
The DNA window shown above is from Deltaproteobacteria bacterium and carries:
- the ruvX gene encoding Holliday junction resolvase RuvX produces the protein MKILGLDYGTKRIGVAVSDDLGITARGLSTIERKGLEGDILVIVNLVRELGAGKIILGYPITLSGEEGVACERVRKFAGVLESKLDIPVILWDETLSTVEAESILRESAVKWKKRKKVIDSLAAAIILQGYLDHVANGASS